In Halichondria panicea chromosome 9, odHalPani1.1, whole genome shotgun sequence, a genomic segment contains:
- the LOC135340745 gene encoding probable serine/threonine-protein kinase drkD, producing the protein MLKAVRSFLGRPPPVEPSPRYCQFSAVDGHHYMWRGYGPGRGSNIIAVYDPSTELWSLLPTTGPLPPGEWSGRSVCVGRCLYTFGGWDGSSYSNDMSKLDLDTLQWTNVQTSGSQPMKKAGCGLVRVNERTLCCFGGLGIEGTTQPGSTFTRGWTNEFHFFDTQNGVWSSPELRGKRPSPCSAFTFTMVDQHRAVLFGGVQPGRRRVNEVYLFDFRTMEVTKVKPVQGEPWPVERSGHVACCLNYGQDHPQLLVYGGIDNGNKTLEDMWMLDVDTVQWTEVTPPESMTPRWYHSITATSLGPGLTEVLVFGGCRKWEGDTIAETTILRFELTGPSASVAGPSAEKWALVDVAHNDTRGSAQRLSEKREYHLRLQLQEKDRELATQARELVTNNRELSEANRHYQDANQATQLILQEKDRELAIKDLELATQARDLATKDREITEANRREADLSARITALEKELEGKTKELAAHNTEVWRIPANRVIIGRRIGKGGWGEVLEGTVSVAVKRLHEEIEYPIFIEKMEREMKLLAEVRHPNLVQFIGAIFDEQDNESPPTLVTELLDMNLRQAYERNQLDPRNRLSIFMDIALALNYLHQRYDPIIHRDVSAPNVLLQRMPNHQLKGKVSDLGSANFLQHAHTSGEGCILYSAPEVIPRAYNPRGEPIPQTTKIDVYSYGVLLCEVITSTFPSEKNYLGMLKEVEKDYPQFHDLITNCTQESPDNRPTMAQVLNMLEDDKS; encoded by the exons ATGTTGAAAGCTGTTCGCTCCTTTCTTGGTCGTCCACCACCAGTTGAACCATCACCTCGTTATTGTCAATTCTCTGCAGTTGACGGACACCATTACATGTGGAGGGGGTATGGTCCAGGACGAGGGTCtaacatcattgctgtgtatgatccaagcactgagctgtggagcctcttgcccaccactggacctctaCCCCCTGGAGAGTGGAGTGGTCgctctgtttgtgtaggtcgtTGCCTGTACACCTTTGGTGGTTGGGATGGGTCTTCTTACTCTAATGACATGAGCAAGCTTgatctggacactctccagtggACCAACGTTCAAACCTCTGGTAGTCAGCCTATGAAAAAGGCTGGCTGTGGACTTGTCCGTGTGAATGAGAGAACTCTGTGCTGCTTTGGAGGACTCGGTATTGAGGGCACCACACAACCAGGATCAACATTCACCAGGGGATGGACAAACGAGTTCCATTTCTTTGACACACAAAATG gtgtctggtcgtcccCTGAACTCAGAGGAAAGAGACCTTCTCCCTGTAGTGCCTTCACCTTCACCATGGTGGACCAGCACAGGGCAGTCCTCTTTGGAGGGGTCCAACCTGGCCGTCGTAGAGTGAATGAAGTCTACCTATTCGATTTTAGGACCATG gaggtcactaaggtgaagccagtacagggagagCCATGGCCAGTGGAGAGGTCAGGCCATGTtgcctgttgtctcaactatggccaggaccaccctcaactactggTGTACGGAGGAATCGATAATGGCAACAAGACACTGGAGGACATGTGGATGCTGGATGTAGACACTGTCCAGTGGACAGAG gtgacacctcctgagtCAATGACACCACGTTGGTAccactccatcactgccaccagtctGGGACCAGGACTCACTGAGGTCCTCGTGTTTGGAGGTTGTCGGAAGTGGGAGGGAGATACCATTGCTGAGACCACCATACTGAGATTTG AGTTGACTGGACCCTCAGCTTCTGTTGCTGGACCCTCGGCTGAGAAGTGGGCTCTCGTGGATGTGGCCCACAACGACACTAGAGGCTCTGCCCAGCGactgagtgagaagagagaaTATCACCTCCGACTACAGTTGCAAGAGAAGGATCGTGAATTGGCTACACAAGCTAGAGAATTAGTCACTAACAACCGTGAATTGTCTGAGGCCAACCGTCATTATCAAGATGCGAACCAGGCTACCCAATTAATTTTACAAGAGAAGGATCGTGAATTGGCTATTAAAGACCTTGAATTAGCTACACAAGCTAGAGATTTGGCTACAAAAGATCGTGAAATTACTGAGGCCAACAGAAGAGAAGCTGACCTGTCTGCTCGAATCACAGCTCTAGAGAAGGAGTTAGAAGGCAAGACGAAAGAGTTggcagcacacaacacagaggtgtgGAGGATTCCGGCCAACAGAGTGATCATTGGCAGGAGGATTGGCAAAGGAGGGTGGGGGGAGGtgctggagggaacagtgagcGTGGCCGTCAAGCGACTACACGAAGAAATTGAATACCCAATTTTTATCGAGAAAATGGAGAGAGAAATGAAGTTATTGGCTGAAGTGCGACACCCAAACCTTGTGCAATTCATTGGTGCTATTTTTGATGAGCAAGACAATGAATCCCCTCCTACCCTCGTCACCGAGCTTCTGGACATGAATCTCCGACAAGCGTACGAGAGGAATCAACTGGACCCAAGAAACCGCCTCTCGATCTTCATGGACATTGCCCTAGCTCTGAACTACCTGCACCAGCGCTACGATCCCATCATCCATcgtgatgtgagtgctcccaaCGTCCTCCTCCAGCGAATGCCCAACCACCAGTTGAAGGGGAAGGTCTCTGACCTCGGCTCAGCCAACTTCCTGCAGCATGCTCACACAAGTGGTGAAGGATGTATTCTTTATTCAGCCCCTGAAGTGATACCTCGAGCTTACAATCCAAGAGGAGAGCCAATTCCACAAACAACTAAGattgatgtgtacagctacggtGTTTTGTTATGCGAGGTCATCACTAGCACATTTCCATCAGAAAAGAATTACTTGGGCATGCTTAAAGAAGTCGAAAAAGACTATCCACAATTCCACGATCTGATTACTAACTGCACTCAAGAGAGCCCCGACAACCGACCAACTATGGCTCAAGTCCTGAACATGTTAGAAGACGACAAATCCTAA
- the LOC135340761 gene encoding AN1-type zinc finger protein 1-like has product MEVDVGEHCFFPQCNRLDFLPFVCDLCHQTFCKYHRVPSSHNCEHIDTNIISTLPEKQEFLFHCSLPSCKKRHVTSVLCESCEQSYCIQHRHQEDHSCPALIVAEQHSTRTVRGRPLGQPAKATGTSGVKGGSSSKHTSGKVALMKLKMRAVGLDSIPQVERVYFEVELPRTSGLPNTSMFVSKEWCVGRTVDYIAQRFKLKNDNHKAHAQKLCLYCEGAVLGMSHKLQDLIHTVITMGTTLTLEYEC; this is encoded by the exons ATGGAAGTTGATGTTGGGGAACACTGTTTTTTCCCTCAATGCAACAGATTAG ATTTCCTTCCATTTGTGTGCGACCTCTGTCATCAAACATTTTG TAAATATCATCgagtcccctcctctcacaactGTGAGCACATCGACACAAATATTATATCCACATTGCCTGAGAAACAAGAG TTTCTCTTCCACTGTTCCCTCCCCTCGTGCAAGAAGCGTCATGTGACTAGTGTGCTgtgtgagtcttgtgagcagTCGTATTGCATCCAGCACAGACACCAGGAGGACCACAGCTGCCCTGCACTGATAGTAGCCGAGCAACACTCTACTAGGACCGTGAGGGGGAGGCCACTGGGACAACCTGCCAAAGCAACTGGAACAA GTGGGGTGAAAGGTGGCAGTTCATCCAAACACACGAGTGGAAAAGTTGCTTTGATGAAGTTAAAAATGAGAGCAGTTGGTCTGGACTCCATACCACAG GTGGAAAGAGTGTATTTTGAAGTGGAGCTGCCAAGGACTAGTGGACTCCCTAACACCTCCATGTTTGTCTCCAAG GAGTGGTGTGTTGGACGGACGGTCGATTATATTGCTCAGAGATTCAAACTAAAGAACGACAATCACAAAGCACATGCTCAA AAGCTGTGTCTGTATTGTGAGGGTGCAGTACTGGGCATGTCTCATAAGCTACAGGACCTTATACACACTGTCATCACCATGGGAACTACACTTACACTAGAATATGAATGCTAA
- the LOC135340734 gene encoding uncharacterized protein LOC135340734, with amino-acid sequence MKLSEILQAFHGLEACDRVDLICRMLRHCLAFESRFLGTVLLDASKEHYKSQVNKIEIHANRVSYYKPFQESGLSHQVCLKLCSSLSVVHSDNRPVAEVVFQLLNDKKVLTFFEECNELKVLKDFRLLYVMAVNHPALSFNQRQLLMYTYLQRMDLLFIEKSKYSFSGSFSGSVEKSLTGDPESSRYPPEMQFSSPAPDAYITRCDVHSVYRRSGDKRYVYMVQVEWSDGATYTVRRTYGDFFSFQTKLLDLFPEEGGQKGKKHPRMIPYLPGKNYQRFLKGRETAEKRLPELHRYSKELISLPEHIHRSHHVLEFFRPRLSDKTEEYPPLHKITTLYDLLESGKVRSRVFSEPLNGSPTHSPITHSRGLPPQRAALSSSTELTSSRVSQTLPPPAHTPLEESIEAGTSVIPRRPTYPLNRKSAFNPVPPLGRSGLSEDDLASTATLVSEASTVGGMSSDCLTPTSHLSSSSTSLTAHTPTQQVSSTTHTPRASITDPTPPVIASISPQRVTSTQDRLTNVISTQQSYMSESPLPRHPVAVLQHSQGPSGVPLMSGTNTVLVPMQQPPVFVSTSPHHASHDARQGQVVYSQGGITLLNARDVIVSPTSPTSMVSNSSPTLMCPNTTHGSYIMGPANQIIGVAPPYSPIPTYPFSPSASPVLSPKMPKMYGSYNAVNHPPTEQDSLIQWLKSLRLHKYYKKFENVTFDEMCSMSLEQMETRGMTSGAAKKLHKKLEELQGRNFGGFRDMPLAAGMTRKPSTCSLPASLLMERGLTPSSSFEGFSPTGSTCSLDKFGSVGRMPTPSQHSYRYPGEHHERQHSRSSCSSAVIEESDAAILRAVPFNSSLLGRSDPCAHSDPSVFTENMPSSSPKTPTLLTARKNMKTVTPVPTPKSNHTSGSARSPGGPGSVSESSTSWADQSGSNENSSVLPDWAIMPANGEVKHNGHKHIQSKISGGMADSHHIIPIRTNSEQSKPFQQYNSQERVHSPNKSPHTPSRSRHTPVNKRNSFEGYISSPTPLIEASPVRQHKPPVIVGNRTDWAPGRHDMLQSTLTVVRTHPNHQQTIVHRVPPQYINGAALKPVGGHHGSVGHSSVLLNYGAGGRLVNHRADPGPVTCFNCGKRGHLGMTCPANTMETNDPDTFHKKLESLVHTASKSPVL; translated from the exons ATGAAGCTATCAGAGATATTGCAAGCGTTTCATGGCCTCGAGGCGTGCGATCGTGTGGACCTCATCTGTCGAATGCTACGTCACTGTCTGGCATTTGAATCTCGATTCCTCGGTACCGTATTATTAGACGCCTCTAAAGAGCATTACAAATCGCAAGTGAATAAAATTGAGATACATGCCAACAGAGTGAGCTACTACAAGCCCTTCCAAGAGTCAGGCCTCTCTCACCAAGTATGTCTCAAACTGTGCAGTTCTCTGTCTGTTGTGCATTCGGATAATCGACCTGTGGCTGAGGTCGTATTCCAACTACTCAACGATAAGAAAGTGCTGACGTTTTTTGAGGAATGCAATGAGCTCAAA GTGCTGAAGGATTTCCGACTCCTCTACGTGATGGCTGTGAATCACCCTGCTCTCTCATTCAACCAGCGTCAGCTActcatgtacacatacctgcAACGAATGGACCTGCTCTTTATAGAGAAGTCAAAGTACTCCTTCTCTGGAAGCTTCTCAGGATCTGTGGAG AAATCTTTGACTGGTGATCCAGAAAGCTCGAGATATCCACCGGAGATGCAGTTCAGCTCTCCTGCTCCCGATG CCTACATCACTCGGTGTGACGTGCACAGTGTGTATCGAAGGTCAGGGGACAAACGCTACGTATACATGGTCCAGGTGGAGTGGTCGGATGGAGCTACCTACACTGTCAGGAGAACCTATGGAGACTTCTTCTCATTCCAGACAAAA TTACTGGACTTGTTCCCTGAGGAGGGTGGTCAGAAGGGCAAGAAGCATCCTCGCATGATCCCCTATCTCCCTGGCAAGAACTATCAGCGCTTCCTCAAGGGCAGAGAAACAGCTGAGAAGAGGCTACCAGAGCTACACAGATACTCAAA AGAGCTGATCTCACTGCCTGAGCATATCCATCGCTCTCATCATGTGCTGGAGTTCTTCAGACCACGCCTCTCGGACAAGACGGAGGAGTACCCACCTCTGCACAAGATCACCACCCTCTACG acctcCTAGAGTCTGGCAAGGTTCGCTCCCGTGTCTTCTCTGAGCCTCTCAACGGttcccccacccactcacccatcACACACTCACGCGGCCTACCACCACAGCGAGCAGCACTCTCCTCCAGCACAGAACTCACGTCCTCACGAGTCTCACaaaccctcccccctcccgcccacacacccCTCGAGGAGAGCATTGAGGCTGGGACCAGTGTGATACCTCGACGGCCTACCTACCCCCTCAACCGGAAGAGTGCATTCAACCCTGTCCCTCCATTAGGGAGGTCTGGCCTGAGTGAGGATGATCTAGCATCTACTGCTACACTGGTGTCTGAGGCCTCCACTGtcg GTGGTATGTCTTCTGATTGTCTCACGCCCACAAGTCATCTCTCCTCGTCCTCCACAAGCCTCACAGCTCACACGCCCACGCAGCAGGTGTCTTCGACTACTCACACACCTCGTGCATCCATCACTGATCCCACTCCACCCGTCATAGCCTCGATATCCCCTCAGAGAGTGACCAGTACGCAGGACAGATTAACAAACGTTATTTCAACACAACAAAGCTACATGTCAGAGTCCCCCCTTCCTAGACACCCGGTGGCCGTGTTACAACACTCACAGGGACCTAGTGGAGTGCCTCTAATGTCTGGGACTAACACTGTACTAGTACCTATGCAGCAACCTCCTGTCTTTGTATCCACTTCTCCCCACCATGCATCACATGATGCTCGACAGGGTCAGGTCGTGTACAGTCAAGGTGGTATCACGCTACTCAATGCTAGAGATGTCATTGTATCTCCAACCAGCCCAACATCGATGGTGTCTAACTCCTCCCCCACACTGATGTGTCCAAACACTACCCACGGTAGTTACATCATGGGGCCGGCCAATCAGATTATCGGAGTGGCCCCGCCGTATTCACCTATTCCCACGTACCCATTCTCTCCGTCAGCTTCTCCCGTTCTGAGTCCAAAGATGCCCAAGATGTACGGCAGCTATAACGCAGTTAACCATCCTCCCACTGAACAGGACAGTCTCATTCAATGGCTCAAGAGCCTGCGATTGCACAAGTACTATAAGAAGTTTGAGAATGTCACTTTTGATGAG ATGTGTTCCATGAGTTTGGAGCAGATGGAGACACGGGGAATGACCTCAGGGGCAGCCAAGAAACTGCACAAGAAACTTGAGGAGCTACA gGGCAGGAACTTTGGTGGATTCAGGGACATGCCATTGGCCGCTGGAATGACCCGGAAACCGTCCACCTGCAGTCTACCTGCTTCTCTCCTCATGGAACGTGGTTTAACACCATCCTCAAGTTTCGAAGGATTCAGCCCGACTGGAAGCACTTGCTCCCTCGACAAGTTTGGCAGTGTTGGCCGTATGCCCACCCCCTCTCAACACTCGTACCGTTACCCTGGAGAGCATCACGAGAGGCAACACAGTAGAAGCTCTTGTAGCAGTGCTGTCATCGAGGAATCAGAtgcagccattttaagagccgTTCCGTTCAACTCTTCTCTGCTAGGTCGATCAGATCCCTGTGCTCATAGTGATCCGAGTGTCTTTACTGAGAATATGCCCTCTTCTAGTCCTAAAACACCAACACTACTGACAGCGAGAAAAAACATGAAAACAGTTACCCCAGTACCAACCCCGAAATCTAATCACACTTCTGGCAGCGCTCGTTCTCCTGGAGGTCCCGGTTCAGTATCGGAATCAAGTACAAGTTGGGCTGATCAGTCGGGTTCCAATGAGAACAGCAGTGTGTTACCGGATTGGGCCATTATGCCAGCCAATGGAGAAGTCAAACACAATGGACACAAACACATACAGTCCAAGATCTCAGGGGGAATGGCCGATTCCCATCACATCATTCCTATACGAACGAACTCTGAACAAAGTAAACCCTTCCAACAGTACAACTCGCAGGAGCGCGTCCATTCTCCTAATAAATCTCCGCATACACCGTCGAGATCCAGACACACTCCAGTGAATAAGCGGAATTCGTTTGAAGGCTACATCTCGAGTCCCACCCCTCTCATAGAAGCCTCGCCCGTCAGACAACACAAACCACCTGTCATTGTGGGGAATAGGACTGACTGGGCCCCAGGCAGACACGATATGTTGCAGTCCACTCTTACGGTCGTGAGAACACATCCCAACCATCAGCAGACTATTGTACACAGAGTACCACCGCAGTATATCAATGGAGCTGCTTTAAAACCTGTTGGTGGTCACCATGGAAGCGTGGGTCATAGTAGCGTGTTGCTAAATTATGGAGCAGGGGGACGATTGGTCAACCACAGAGCTGACCCAGGGCCAGTCACGTGCTTCAACTGTGGGAAGAGAGGCCATCTTGGGATGACTTGCCCTGCCAATACCATGGAGACCAATGACCCTGACA CATTTCACAAGAAGCTTGAGAGCCTAGTTCACACTGCGAGCAAATCCCCAGTCTTATAG
- the LOC135340762 gene encoding eukaryotic translation initiation factor 6-like, which yields MATRVQFEGNNEIGVFSKLTNAYCLVAIGGSANFYSVFEGELSDVIPVVYASIGDCRIIGRLTVGNRHGLLVPNTTTDQELQHLRNSLPNSVKIQRVEERLSALGNVISCNDYVALVHPDLDKETEEMLADTLNVEVFRQTVAGNELVGTYCCFSNKGGLLHPKTKIEHQEELSSLLQVPMVAGTVNRGSDVIGGGLVVNDWTAFCGLDTTSTELSVVESIFKLTDRQQSAIATELRAPLVDSLT from the exons ATGGCTACACGTGTGCAGTTTGAGGGAAACAATGAAATAGGGGTCTTCTCTAAGCTGACTAATGCCTATTGTCTGGTGGCCATTGGGGGATCAGCCAACTTCTACAG tgtatttGAGGGAGAGCTCTCTGATGTTATCCCAGTGGTGTACGCATCGATAGGAGACTGCAGAATCATTGGTAGACTTACTGTCG GCAATCGTCACGGTCTACTGGTGCCCAATACGACAACAGATCAAGAGTTGCAACATCTTAGAAATTCTCTTCCGAATAGCGTTAAAATTCAGAGGGTGGAGGAGAGGCTCTCTGCGCTAGGCAATGTCATCTCCTGTAACGACTATGTGGCCCTCGTGCACCCTGACCTGGACAAG GAGACTGAGGAGATGCTGGCGGACACTCTGAATGTGGAGGTGTTTAGACAGACAGTGGCTGGCAATGAACTGGTGGGGACCTATTGCTGCTTCAGTAACAAGGGCGGACTG CTTCACCCCAAGACTAAGATAGAGCATCAGGAGGAGCTATCATCATTGCTGCAAGTACCCATGGTG GCAGGTACGGTGAACCGAGGTAGTGATGTCATCGGAGGTGGACTGGTGGTGAATGATTGGACGGCATTCTGTGGCCTGGACACAACGAGCACTGAGCTATCAGTTGTTGAGAGTATCTTTAAACTGACTGACCGACAGCAATCGGCCATTGCCACTGAGCTAAGAGCACCACTGGTGGACAG TTTGACGTAA
- the LOC135340742 gene encoding uncharacterized protein LOC135340742, giving the protein MVCVMSFGNSDSRRREKALLKGAVEASTCDNVESCLPPVEPPPRYGPFSTAADGCHYVLMGKGPDVRSNIIAVCDPSTELWSLLPTTGPLPYGEHSGCSVCVGRCLYTFGGDDGSTYLSKLDGSSYVNDLSKLDLDTLQWTKVQSCGSQPMKKVFCGLVSVNERTLCCFGGLCIEGSTQPGSTFTSPWSDGRGLTNEFHFFDIQNGVWSSPELRGERPPPCSDFTFTMVDQHRAVLFGGYQCGRWVNDVYVFDFRTMEVTKVKPVQGEPWPVERRSHAACCLNYGQDHPQLLVHGGEDTRNQVLADMWILDVDTGKWTEVTLPESVTQRYFHSITATSLRPGLTEVLVFGGKPTSYRYLTTVAETTILRFELTGPSASVAGSSAGKWALVDVAHNDTRGSTQRLSEKRIRQATARASSVSETSDHSSQDRVRALEQQLRAAEQREHDNQRHHQLQLQEKDRELAEASRREADLSARITALERELEGKTKELAAHNAEVWRIPANRVITMRTIGTGRWGEVLEGTVTVAVKRLFAAIVNPRNLERLQREMMLLAEVRHPNLVQFIGAVFDQSPPLIITELLDMNLRQAYEENQLDPGNRLSIFMDIALALNYLHQRYDPIIHRDVSAPNVLLQRMPNHQWKGKVSDLGSANFLQHAHTMGEGAIIYSPPEVIPQPLARPPPQTVKIDVYSYGIVLAEVTASRFPSQDNFPEMFERIKRERPAVYELILGCIEREPSHRPSMSQVMVELNKIAPF; this is encoded by the exons ATGGTCTGTGTTATGAGCTTTGGAAATTCAGATTCCAGGCGTAGGGAAAAAGCG CTGTTGAAGGGGGCAGTCGAGGCTAGTACGTGTG ACAATGTTGAAAGCTGTCTACCACCAGTTGAACCACCACCTCGTTATGGTCCGTTCTCTACTGCAGCTGACGGATGCCATTACGTGTTGATGGGGAAAGGTCCAGACGTGAGGTCTAACATTATTGCTGTGTGTGATCCAAGCACTGAGCTGTGGAGCCTCttgcccaccactggacctctaCCCTATGGAGAGCATAGTGgttgctctgtttgtgtaggtcgtTGCCTGTACACCTTTGGTGGTGACGATGGGTCTACTTACTTGAGCAAGCTTGATGGGTCTTCTTACGTCAATGACTTGAGCAAGCTTgatctggacactctccagtggaccaaagttcAATCTTGTGGTAGTCAGCCTATGAAAAAGGTTTTCTGTGGACTTGTCAGTGTGAATGAGAGAACTCTGTGCTGCTTTGGAGGACTCTGTATTGAGGGCTCCACACAACCAGGATCAACATTCACCAGTCCATGGTCTGATGGACGTGGATTGACGAACGAGTTCCATTTCTTTGATATACAAAATG gtgtctggtcgtcccctgagctcagaggagagagacctcctccCTGTAGTGACTTCACCTTTACCATGGTGGACCAGCACAGGGCAGTCCTCTTTGGAGGGTACCAATGTGGCCGTTGGGTCAATGATGTCTACGTATTCGATTTTAGGACCATG gaggtcactaaggtgaagccagtacagggagagCCATGGCCAGTGGAGAGGAGAAGCcatgctgcctgttgtctcaactatggccaggaccaccctcaactactggTGCACGGAGGAGAGGATACTAGAAACCAGGTATTGGCAGACATGTGGATACTAGATGTGGACACTGGCAAGTGGACAGAG GTGACACTTCCTGAGTCAGTGACGCAGCGTTACTTccactccatcactgccaccagtctAAGACCAGGACTCACTGAGGTCCTCGTGTTTGGAGGCAAACCGACTAGTTATAGATACTTAACGACAGTTGCTGAGACCACCATACTGAGATTTG AGTTGACTGGACCCTCAGCGTCTGTTGCTGGATCCTCAGCTGGGAAGTGGGCTCTCGTGGATGTGGCCCACAACGACACTAGAGGCTCCACCCAGCGACTGAGTGAGAAGAGGATCAGACAAGCAACTGCTCgtgcctcatcagtcagtgagaccagcgaccactcctctcaagaccgggtgagggctctggaacaacagttacgtgcagcagagcagagagagcaTGACAATCAACGTCACCACCAACTACAGTTGCAAGAGAAAGATCGAGAATTGGCTGAGGCCAGCAGAAGAGAAGCTGACCTGTCTGCTCGAATCACAGCTCTAGAGAGGGAGTTAGAAGGCAAAACGAAAGAGTTGGCAGCGCACAACGCAGAGGTGTGGAGGATTCCGGCCAACAGAGTGATTACGATGAGAACGATTGGCACTGGAAGATGGGGGGAGGtgctggagggaacagtgacTGTGGCCGTCAAGCGACTCTTTGCTGCCATTGTCAACCCACGCAATCTGGAAAGACTCCAGAGAGAAATGATGCTCTTGGCTGAAGTACGACACCCCAACCTGGTGCAGTTCATTGGGGCAGTGTTTGACcagtcccctcctctcatcatCACCGAGCTTCTGGACATGAATCTCCGACAAGCGTACGAAGAGAATCAACTGGATCCAGGAAACCGCCTCTCGATCTTCATGGATATTGCCCTAGCTCTGAACTACCTGCACCAGCGCTACGATCCCATCATCCAccgtgatgtgagtgctcccaaCGTCCTCCTCCAGCGAATGCCCAACCACCAGTGGAAGGGGAAGGTCTCTGACCTGGGCTCTGCCAACTTCCTGCAGCATGCTCATACGATGGGAGAGGGGGCCATAATCTACTCCCCTCCTGAAGTCATCCCTCAACCACTTGCACGACCTCCTCCACAAACTGTCAAGattgatgtgtacagctacggcATTGTGTTGGCTGAAGTGACTGCCAGTCGATTTCCGAGTCAAGACAATTTCCCTGAGATGTTTGAGAGAATCAAGAGAGAGCGTCCTGCAGTGTATGAGCTGATACTCGGCTGTATTGAGAGAGAGCCCAGCCATCGACCCAGCATGTCACAGGTGATGGTGGAACTGAACAAAATAGCACCCTTTTAA